One genomic window of Osmia bicornis bicornis chromosome 5, iOsmBic2.1, whole genome shotgun sequence includes the following:
- the LOC114871084 gene encoding nudC domain-containing protein 3: MNSTHDQEFLQILQEEKNITNFLDAFFGFLYRCTDFYVESGPDQKLGFPPGTIEKLVLHSLRKWKNISKFASGTDPPNTQEVIIQSNDKDQDESMTIEEEIVVPQVDHEVEIETSKENQIIGIPTQLLERDRSSDSYNGAIRENYTWSQTVSDIDVLVQLPSCIKTAKDLRVHLDSKEIKIEARTSRVEQNQEVEECRYFVWTTIFRGELSFKVRKDESVWSIVPGQYISIHLEKASERWWEALLVGEPKIDLTKIDCSRNLDEMGSEEQMKVQELMWNHQQKLLGKPTSEQIKMEKVLRKAWDAKGSPFEGTPYDPSIINFN; encoded by the exons ATGAATAGCACTCATGATCAggaatttttacaaattttacaagaagagaaaaatataacaaacTTCTTAGATGCATTCTTTGGATTTTTGTACAGATG CACAGATTTTTATGTTGAATCTGGACCAGATCAAAAATTAGGTTTTCCACCTGGTACAATAGAGAAGCTTGTATTACACAGTTTAAGAAAATGGAAGAATATTTCCAAATTTGCCAGTGGAACAGACCCACCAAATACCCAAGAAGTTATTATCCAAAGTAATGATAAAGATCAAGATGAATCAATGACTATAGAAGAAGAGATTGTTGTTCCACAGGTGGATCATGAAGTAGAAATTGAAACAAGCAAAGAAAATCAAATCATAGGTATACCTACTCAGTTGCTGGAAAGGGATAGATCATCCGACAGTTACAATGGTGCaataagagaaaattataCTTGGTCCCAAACTGTCAGCGACATAGATGTGTTAGTTCAACTTCCTAGTTGTATCAAAACTGCTAAAGACTTAAGAGTACACTTGGattcaaaagaaattaaaatagagGCAAGGACCTCGAGGGTTGAACAAAATCAAGAGGTAGAAGAATGCCGGTATTTTGTGTGGACCACAATATTCAGGGGTGAACTAAGTTTCAAAGTTAGAAAAGATGAGTCAGTATGGAGTATAGTACCTGGCCAATATATTAGT aTTCATCTTGAGAAAGCTTCCGAAAGATGGTGGGAAGCATTACTTGTTGGGGAACCAAAAATTGATTTGACTAAGATTGATTGTTCAAGGAATTTAGATGAGATGGGATCAGAAGAGCAAATGAAAGTTCAAGAGCTAATGTGGAATCATCAACAAAAGCTTCTTGGTAAACCAACTTCTGAACAAATC aaaatgGAGAAAGTACTAAGAAAGGCGTGGGACGCAAAAGGATCTCCTTTCGAGGGTACCCCATACGATCCTTCGATAATAAACTTCAATTGA
- the LOC114871087 gene encoding protein C10 produces MTTIPAFTPDIAKAVLTDVLTALNAPENIQKLAEAKENSGNEMLKMMQFVFPIIVQIQMDVIKNYGFPEGREGTVQFAQLLRALEREDPEIAQLHSQVRSYFLPPVTISSSTEASL; encoded by the exons ATGACTACTATACCTGCCTTTACTCCAGACATTGCAAAAG CTGTTTTAACTGATGTCTTGACAGCATTAAATGCTCCAGAAAATATTCAGAAATTGGCAGAAGCCAAAGAAAATTCTGGGAATGAAATGCTCAAAATGATGCAGTTTGTTTTTCCCATTATTGTACAAATTCAAATGGATGTAATTAAGAACTATGGGTTTCCAGAAGGTAGAGAAG GTACAGTGCAATTTGCACAATTACTTAGGGCCCTAGAAAGGGAGGATCCTGAAATAGCACAATTACATAGTCAAGTTCGCTCGTATTTTCTACCCCCAGTTACTATAAGTTCTTCAACTGAAGCATCCctttag